The following proteins come from a genomic window of Winogradskyella sp. PC-19:
- a CDS encoding 2Fe-2S iron-sulfur cluster-binding protein — translation MADFHNLRIADIYKETEDTSVITFDVPEELQKEFAFHQGQHLTLKADINDEDVRRSYSLCSSPIDKQWKVAVKQIPGGKFSTFVNEDLKTGDTLEVMAPSGVFGVECQPEKAKNYLFFAAGSGITPVLSMVKTHLEAEPNSTCKLFYVNKTAKSIIFKEELEQLRNTYFGRFEIYYFLTKEKRDIELFNGRFDEEKMKVLTKTFIDIPDTNEVFLCGPEKMINFVSDYLVNAGLSTDLVHFELFVKGLSEEDMKRAERLAQQNVEGTEVTIVDGGKEFLFTMTKEFDNILDAALDAGADLPFACKGGVCSTCKCEVKQGEVEMKINYALDEKEVSQNLVLSCQAVPTTDKVVVDFDV, via the coding sequence ATGGCTGATTTTCATAACTTAAGAATAGCAGATATCTACAAAGAAACAGAAGATACTTCTGTAATTACCTTTGATGTTCCTGAGGAATTACAAAAGGAATTTGCATTTCATCAAGGGCAGCATTTAACATTAAAGGCAGATATTAATGATGAGGATGTTCGTCGTTCATATTCGTTATGCTCAAGTCCAATCGATAAGCAATGGAAAGTTGCCGTAAAGCAAATCCCTGGAGGTAAATTTTCAACCTTTGTAAACGAAGACCTAAAAACAGGAGATACTTTAGAAGTCATGGCACCAAGTGGTGTTTTTGGGGTAGAATGTCAGCCTGAAAAAGCTAAAAATTATTTATTTTTTGCAGCTGGTAGTGGTATTACACCAGTACTGTCAATGGTAAAAACACATTTAGAAGCCGAGCCAAATTCTACTTGTAAACTCTTCTATGTTAATAAGACAGCAAAATCTATTATCTTTAAGGAAGAGCTAGAACAACTCAGAAATACATATTTTGGAAGATTCGAAATCTATTATTTCTTAACTAAAGAGAAACGAGATATCGAATTATTTAATGGTCGTTTTGATGAAGAGAAAATGAAGGTTTTAACTAAAACTTTTATTGATATTCCGGATACCAATGAGGTGTTTTTATGTGGGCCAGAGAAGATGATAAACTTTGTAAGTGACTATTTGGTTAATGCAGGATTATCAACAGATTTAGTCCATTTCGAATTATTCGTCAAAGGATTATCTGAAGAAGATATGAAACGCGCAGAGCGCTTAGCACAGCAGAATGTTGAAGGAACGGAAGTAACCATTGTAGATGGTGGTAAAGAATTTTTGTTTACCATGACCAAAGAGTTCGACAACATTCTTGATGCAGCACTAGATGCAGGAGCAGATTTGCCATTTGCATGTAAAGGAGGCGTATGTAGTACATGTAAATGTGAAGTAAAACAAGGTGAAGTTGAAATGAAAATCAACTACGCTTTAGATGAAAAAGAAGTAAGTCAAAATCTGGTACTAAGTTGCCAGGCAGTACCAACAACTGATAAGGTTGTTGTAGATTTTGATGTTTAA
- a CDS encoding enoyl-CoA hydratase-related protein, producing the protein MSNSSIVLKIENKVAHITLNRPEVFNSFNREMALSLQSILDDCETNSNVRAIVLTGNGKAFCAGQDLKEVTDPELNPGFKKILEEHYNPIITRIRSIKKPIIGAVNGVAAGAGANIALACDIVVAHEKVSFIQAFSLIGLVPDSAGTFFLPRLIGFQKAQALAMLGDKISAEEAEKMGMIYKSVTVEEFEEMVSKLAIKLANMPTKALGLIKELFNSSMTNTLDEQLALESKLQIEAASSNDYAEGVAAFIEKRKPNFKGN; encoded by the coding sequence ATGAGTAACAGTTCAATTGTATTAAAGATTGAAAATAAAGTAGCGCACATTACGCTAAACCGACCAGAAGTATTCAATAGTTTCAATCGCGAAATGGCATTAAGTCTTCAATCTATTTTAGATGATTGCGAAACCAATTCAAACGTAAGAGCAATCGTTTTAACCGGAAATGGCAAAGCATTTTGCGCTGGTCAAGATCTAAAAGAAGTGACAGATCCTGAATTAAATCCAGGATTTAAAAAGATTTTAGAAGAGCACTATAATCCCATCATTACAAGAATACGTTCAATCAAGAAACCTATTATTGGAGCAGTAAACGGAGTTGCTGCTGGAGCAGGAGCTAACATCGCATTAGCTTGTGATATTGTTGTGGCTCATGAGAAAGTGAGTTTTATTCAAGCCTTTAGTTTAATTGGTTTGGTTCCAGATAGTGCTGGTACATTCTTTTTGCCTAGACTTATTGGTTTTCAGAAAGCACAAGCTTTAGCCATGTTGGGTGATAAGATTTCTGCAGAAGAGGCTGAAAAAATGGGAATGATTTATAAATCTGTCACAGTAGAGGAATTTGAGGAAATGGTTTCTAAACTAGCAATTAAGCTAGCTAATATGCCGACAAAAGCTTTAGGTTTAATAAAGGAATTATTTAATAGCTCTATGACAAATACCTTAGATGAGCAATTGGCTTTAGAGTCTAAATTACAAATAGAGGCAGCGAGTAGTAATGACTATGCAGAAGGAGTTGCAGCATTTATTGAAAAACGTAAACCAAATTTCAAAGGCAACTAA
- the paaA gene encoding 1,2-phenylacetyl-CoA epoxidase subunit PaaA codes for MSEEQIRSLERQFDERIARDEKIEPKDWMPEKYRKTHIRQMSQHAHSEIVGMLPEGNWITRAPSLRRKVALLAKVQDEAGHGLYLYSATETLGISRDEMYEQLHTGKAKYSSIFNYPTITWADMGAIGWLVDGAAIINQVPLCNTSYGPYARAMIRVCKEESFHQRQGFEIMMKLANGTPEQKDMAQDALNRWWWPSLMMLGPTDDVSVHTEQSMKWKLKRKSNDDLRQQFIDQTVPQAELIGLTIPDPDLKWNEERGSYDFGEIDWDEFWQVVKGHGPMNKERMKARVGAWDRGEWVRNAAMAHADKKRERKEKQAV; via the coding sequence ATGAGTGAAGAACAAATTAGAAGTTTAGAAAGACAATTTGATGAGCGTATCGCTCGAGACGAAAAAATCGAACCTAAAGATTGGATGCCAGAGAAGTATCGCAAAACACACATTCGTCAAATGTCACAACACGCACATTCTGAAATTGTAGGCATGTTACCAGAAGGTAATTGGATTACGAGAGCACCTTCGTTAAGACGTAAAGTTGCTTTATTAGCAAAAGTACAAGACGAAGCTGGTCATGGACTGTACTTGTATTCTGCAACAGAAACTTTAGGAATTTCTAGGGACGAAATGTATGAGCAATTACATACAGGTAAAGCAAAATATTCTTCAATATTTAATTATCCTACTATCACTTGGGCAGACATGGGAGCAATTGGTTGGTTAGTAGATGGCGCAGCAATTATTAACCAAGTACCGTTATGTAATACATCTTATGGACCATATGCAAGAGCAATGATTCGTGTGTGTAAAGAAGAAAGTTTTCACCAACGTCAAGGTTTCGAAATCATGATGAAATTAGCCAACGGAACACCAGAGCAAAAAGATATGGCTCAAGATGCATTGAACAGATGGTGGTGGCCAAGCTTAATGATGTTAGGTCCTACTGATGATGTTTCGGTTCACACCGAGCAATCTATGAAATGGAAATTAAAGCGTAAATCTAACGACGATTTACGTCAGCAATTCATTGACCAAACAGTTCCACAAGCAGAATTAATTGGATTAACAATTCCAGACCCAGATTTAAAATGGAATGAAGAGCGTGGAAGTTATGATTTTGGAGAAATAGACTGGGATGAGTTTTGGCAAGTTGTAAAAGGTCATGGTCCGATGAACAAAGAGCGTATGAAAGCAAGAGTTGGTGCATGGGATCGTGGTGAATGGGTTCGAAATGCAGCAATGGCGCATGCAGATAAAAAGCGAGAGAGAAAAGAAAAACAAGCAGTTTAA
- a CDS encoding 3-hydroxyacyl-CoA dehydrogenase NAD-binding domain-containing protein: MNVGIIGSGTMGSGIAQVAATAGCQVKLYDTNQTALDKAQASLEKILNRLIEKGRIDVDEKIRIQSNISYVNNLKDLSDSNLTIEAIIENLEIKKKVFSELESYVADDCIIASNTSSLSIASIAASLEKPERCVGIHFFNPAPLMKLVEVIPAIQTSDDVLQKSIDTISNWKKVVAVAKDTPGFIVNRVARPFYGEALRIYEEGIADFATIDWSLKTIGGFRMGPFELMDFIGNDVNYTVTETVFTAFYFDPRYKPAFTQKRFAEAGYLGRKSGKGYYDYSEGATKPNPVEDKALAEQIFNRVLVMLINEAADALFLNIASAEDIDNAMTKGVNYPKGLLSWADEIGIDKCVTALDRLYEEYHEDRYRCSPLLRKMSREHKTFF; this comes from the coding sequence ATGAACGTAGGAATTATAGGTTCTGGAACAATGGGAAGTGGTATCGCACAAGTTGCTGCTACTGCTGGTTGTCAGGTAAAATTATACGATACTAATCAAACTGCTTTAGATAAAGCTCAAGCGTCTCTCGAAAAAATCTTAAATAGATTAATTGAAAAAGGACGAATTGATGTTGATGAAAAAATCAGAATTCAATCAAACATCAGCTATGTAAATAACTTGAAAGATTTGTCTGATTCAAATCTCACAATTGAGGCTATTATTGAAAACCTTGAAATCAAAAAGAAAGTGTTTTCAGAACTTGAAAGTTACGTTGCAGATGATTGTATCATCGCATCTAATACCTCAAGTTTATCGATAGCATCTATTGCCGCATCTTTAGAGAAACCAGAACGTTGTGTTGGAATTCACTTTTTCAACCCAGCACCTTTAATGAAACTGGTTGAGGTCATTCCTGCAATTCAAACATCTGATGACGTACTTCAAAAATCAATTGATACTATTTCTAATTGGAAAAAAGTGGTAGCAGTTGCTAAAGATACACCTGGTTTTATCGTAAATCGCGTGGCACGACCATTTTATGGTGAAGCCTTAAGAATTTATGAAGAAGGCATTGCAGATTTTGCTACCATCGATTGGAGTTTAAAAACTATTGGCGGATTTAGAATGGGACCATTCGAATTGATGGATTTCATTGGCAACGATGTTAATTATACAGTAACAGAAACTGTGTTTACAGCATTTTATTTCGACCCAAGATATAAGCCAGCATTTACTCAAAAGCGTTTTGCTGAGGCAGGTTATTTAGGACGCAAATCTGGTAAAGGCTATTATGATTACTCAGAAGGTGCAACTAAACCAAATCCAGTAGAAGATAAAGCTTTAGCAGAGCAAATTTTTAATCGTGTTTTGGTGATGTTAATTAATGAAGCAGCAGATGCATTATTTTTAAATATTGCTTCAGCTGAAGATATAGATAATGCCATGACCAAAGGAGTTAATTATCCAAAGGGATTATTGTCGTGGGCAGATGAAATAGGAATCGATAAATGTGTTACAGCGTTAGATAGATTGTACGAAGAATATCATGAAGATAGATATCGATGCAGTCCATTATTACGAAAAATGAGTAGAGAACATAAAACATTTTTTTAA
- a CDS encoding rhodanese-like domain-containing protein produces the protein MGLFDFLFGKKINQTKAYLDKGAVILDVRTQKEYDANHKEGAILIPVSELKNRLKEVKDLNKPIVAHCKSGIRSAQATQLLKANGIDAINGGGITTLKKALQ, from the coding sequence ATGGGATTATTTGATTTTTTATTCGGAAAAAAAATAAACCAAACAAAAGCGTATTTAGACAAAGGCGCAGTTATATTAGATGTACGTACGCAAAAGGAATACGATGCCAATCATAAAGAAGGTGCAATTCTTATTCCTGTTTCAGAATTAAAAAATAGATTAAAAGAAGTCAAAGACTTAAACAAGCCTATTGTAGCTCATTGCAAAAGTGGAATACGCTCAGCACAAGCGACTCAATTATTAAAGGCAAATGGTATTGATGCCATAAATGGTGGCGGCATTACCACTTTAAAAAAAGCGCTACAGTAA
- a CDS encoding threonine/serine dehydratase produces the protein MNKDSLIEVHNRIKPFIHKTPVLSSSLINEMVGADIVFKCENFQKMGAFKMRGAANAILSLSEEERQRGVVTHSSGNFAQAVSKAAQKLGVKAYIVMPENAPQVKKDGVKTYEGEIIECESTPQAREATANKIKEAKGASFLHPSNQDEVIYGNSSAAMELLEECPELDVILTPVGGGGLIAGTALAAHYFSNNCKVIGGEPMEADDAYRSLISGKIETNDSFHTVADGLRTHLGDRNFPIIQKYVDKIIRVEEDEIVNAMQLIWERMKIIIEPSCAVPFAAVLKNKEEFQNKKIGIILSGGNVDVKNLPF, from the coding sequence TTGAATAAAGATAGCCTCATAGAAGTTCACAATAGAATAAAACCATTTATTCATAAAACACCAGTTCTAAGCTCAAGCCTGATAAATGAAATGGTTGGAGCAGACATTGTATTTAAATGTGAGAACTTTCAAAAAATGGGTGCCTTTAAAATGCGTGGTGCAGCTAATGCGATTTTATCCTTATCTGAAGAAGAACGACAACGTGGTGTGGTAACACATTCTTCAGGGAACTTTGCGCAAGCCGTATCGAAAGCTGCTCAGAAATTAGGTGTAAAGGCGTATATCGTAATGCCAGAAAATGCACCTCAAGTCAAAAAAGATGGTGTAAAAACTTATGAAGGTGAGATAATAGAATGCGAATCTACACCTCAAGCTCGAGAGGCAACAGCAAATAAAATTAAGGAGGCAAAAGGTGCCTCTTTTTTACATCCTTCAAATCAAGATGAGGTCATTTATGGCAATAGTTCTGCTGCAATGGAATTGTTAGAGGAATGTCCAGAATTAGACGTAATTTTAACACCAGTTGGTGGTGGAGGATTAATTGCAGGAACAGCTTTAGCAGCACATTATTTTTCAAATAACTGCAAAGTTATAGGAGGAGAACCTATGGAAGCAGATGATGCATATCGCTCTTTAATTTCTGGTAAAATAGAAACTAATGATAGTTTTCATACGGTCGCTGACGGATTAAGAACACATTTGGGAGATAGGAATTTTCCGATTATTCAAAAGTATGTCGATAAGATTATCCGTGTTGAGGAAGATGAAATTGTAAATGCGATGCAACTGATTTGGGAGCGAATGAAGATTATTATTGAGCCTTCATGTGCTGTACCGTTTGCAGCAGTATTAAAGAATAAAGAAGAATTTCAAAATAAAAAAATAGGGATTATCTTATCGGGCGGAAACGTCGATGTTAAGAATTTACCTTTTTAA
- a CDS encoding hotdog fold thioesterase, translated as MKGEAIPYKMLSQDAYSTWLGIEILECEIGRCKVAMTIRKDMLNSMNKAHGGISYSLADTAFGFAANTHGKYAVSIETSINHIEALEEGDYLVAESVIEKVNNKLGFNIIEVKRGDELVALFKGVVYRTQKDWEE; from the coding sequence ATGAAAGGCGAAGCCATTCCATATAAAATGTTGAGTCAAGATGCTTACAGTACTTGGTTAGGGATTGAAATCCTTGAATGCGAAATAGGACGTTGTAAAGTGGCAATGACCATCAGAAAAGACATGCTAAATAGCATGAACAAAGCACATGGAGGTATTAGCTATTCGTTAGCAGATACAGCATTCGGATTTGCTGCAAACACACATGGAAAATATGCAGTTTCTATTGAAACTAGTATTAATCATATTGAAGCTCTAGAAGAAGGAGATTATTTGGTGGCTGAATCAGTTATTGAAAAAGTAAATAATAAATTAGGATTTAATATCATCGAAGTAAAACGCGGAGATGAATTAGTAGCACTTTTTAAAGGTGTGGTTTATAGAACTCAAAAAGATTGGGAAGAATGA
- a CDS encoding DUF4230 domain-containing protein, with protein MKKFLFGVLLTITIVLVYRQCTYESTVVINNSSDLIQEQLKNVSKLVVSEGHFSEVFNYENSKEIFGEYLTAEKKAIVVVNAKVSIAYDLEKLTYKLDEETKTLQILSIPEHEISINPDLEYYDIQDDFLNQFEAEDYNSIKETVNISLKAKIEKSTLVSNAQNRLISELAKFYILTESLGWKLVFKGNKVKTEDDFERLLL; from the coding sequence ATGAAAAAATTTCTATTCGGCGTATTACTAACCATTACAATAGTGTTGGTTTACAGACAATGTACATATGAGTCTACAGTGGTTATTAATAACTCTTCAGATTTAATACAAGAACAATTAAAAAATGTGTCTAAGCTAGTTGTTTCTGAGGGTCACTTTTCTGAGGTTTTTAATTATGAAAATTCTAAAGAAATTTTTGGAGAATATTTAACCGCAGAAAAAAAAGCAATCGTAGTAGTTAACGCAAAAGTGTCTATTGCCTATGACTTAGAAAAATTGACCTACAAACTAGATGAAGAGACAAAGACATTACAGATTTTATCAATTCCTGAGCATGAAATTTCTATCAACCCAGATTTAGAGTATTATGACATCCAAGATGATTTCTTAAATCAATTTGAAGCTGAGGATTATAACAGTATTAAAGAAACGGTTAATATATCACTAAAAGCAAAAATCGAGAAATCTACATTGGTATCTAATGCTCAGAATAGATTAATAAGTGAGTTGGCAAAGTTTTATATACTCACAGAATCTCTTGGGTGGAAGCTAGTATTTAAAGGCAATAAAGTGAAAACTGAAGATGATTTTGAGCGCTTGTTACTGTAG
- the paaC gene encoding 1,2-phenylacetyl-CoA epoxidase subunit PaaC has product MKNENLYNYILGIADNSLILGQRMGELCGHGPSLETDIACTNISLDLFGQVRSYFQYASKIAGDGRTEDDIAMLRKEREYKNVLLVEQPNTNFAYTLGRQFLFDVYHLAFLKELQKSTDLTLSAIANKCVKEVSYHERFSSDWIKRLGDGTDESKEKMQEAINDLWAYTDELFHQTDADKAMVSQGIGVDVTKLKEAYYRAVSQVLEEATLQVPESKYFQKGGKQGIHTEHLGFLLSDLQYMQRTYPNMEW; this is encoded by the coding sequence ATGAAAAACGAAAACTTATACAATTACATATTAGGTATTGCAGACAATAGTTTAATTCTTGGACAAAGAATGGGCGAGCTTTGCGGACATGGGCCAAGTTTGGAGACAGATATCGCATGTACTAATATCTCATTAGATTTATTTGGGCAAGTGCGGAGTTATTTTCAATATGCGAGTAAGATTGCTGGCGACGGAAGAACAGAAGATGATATCGCAATGCTTCGTAAGGAACGCGAATACAAGAACGTATTATTGGTAGAACAGCCAAACACAAACTTTGCATATACACTTGGACGACAATTTTTATTTGATGTTTATCATTTGGCATTTTTAAAAGAACTTCAGAAAAGTACAGATTTAACACTGTCAGCAATTGCTAATAAGTGTGTTAAAGAAGTAAGTTATCATGAGCGTTTTTCTTCAGACTGGATTAAGCGCTTAGGTGATGGTACCGATGAGAGTAAAGAAAAGATGCAAGAAGCTATAAATGATTTATGGGCTTACACAGATGAGTTATTTCATCAAACAGATGCAGATAAAGCTATGGTTTCTCAAGGAATTGGTGTTGATGTAACAAAGCTTAAAGAAGCGTATTACAGAGCAGTTTCTCAAGTATTAGAGGAAGCAACATTGCAAGTGCCGGAATCTAAATACTTTCAAAAAGGTGGAAAGCAAGGAATCCATACTGAACATTTAGGATTTTTATTAAGCGATTTACAATACATGCAACGGACATACCCGAATATGGAATGGTAG
- a CDS encoding TetR/AcrR family transcriptional regulator: MPKETRKQEIIRVAAKLFKSKGYSAVTMRDLAKAMDIKAASLYNHISSKQAILQDIVIAIAEDFTIGMQKIMDSDTNSIGRLEQIIGLHVKIATENTDGLAALNSDWMHLENKLEYYLKLRNDYEANYLRIIEDGIANNELKSVKPDVLMFSMLSTLRSLYLWLPKKEIINQQELTESLSQILIKGINK; encoded by the coding sequence ATGCCAAAAGAAACAAGAAAACAAGAAATTATTAGAGTTGCTGCCAAGCTTTTTAAAAGCAAAGGCTATAGTGCTGTGACCATGAGAGATTTGGCAAAAGCTATGGATATAAAAGCTGCAAGTCTTTATAATCATATCAGTTCCAAACAAGCCATTTTGCAAGACATTGTCATTGCAATTGCTGAAGATTTTACAATTGGAATGCAAAAAATCATGGATAGCGATACAAATTCTATTGGTAGATTAGAACAAATTATTGGTTTACACGTAAAAATAGCAACGGAGAATACAGATGGACTAGCAGCATTAAATTCTGATTGGATGCATTTAGAGAATAAACTAGAGTATTATCTAAAACTGAGGAATGATTATGAAGCTAACTATCTCAGAATTATTGAAGATGGCATTGCTAATAACGAACTAAAATCTGTAAAGCCAGATGTGCTTATGTTTTCGATGCTTTCTACATTGCGTTCGCTCTATTTGTGGTTGCCAAAAAAAGAAATTATAAATCAGCAAGAGTTAACAGAAAGTTTATCTCAAATCCTCATTAAAGGAATTAACAAATAG
- a CDS encoding aromatic amino acid hydroxylase yields the protein MTNEIVSNPLIDRLPLHLKQFIKPQDYKDYSAINQAVWRFVMRKNVSYLSKVAHKSYTRGLDMTGISIDDIPSMYGMNRILKEIGWAAVAVDGFIPPNAFMEFQAYKVLVIASDIRQLENIEYTPAPDIIHEAAGHAPIIANPDYAEYLRRFGEVGAKAILSSHDNDMYEAVRKLSILKEAKNSTQEEIENAENEVNSLQNKKVPLSEMAQIRNLHWWTVEYGLIGTVDNPKLYGAGLLSSIGESKWCVSDKVEKITYSIKAAETEFDITKPQPQLFVTPDFSYLMQVLDEFASTMALRKGGWRGLNKLIDSKKIGTIELNTGLQISGVFTKMIRDEDNNVVFFKTEGPTALANREKELIGHGTETHSNGFSSPIGKLKGINLAIENMGPRDLKAYNFYDNKRISFEYESGITVEGLNITGIRNLQGKLILIQFEDCTVKYKDEVLFSPEDGTFDLAVGSSIVSAYAGSADYLSFENLYHISENKTVQPETDETKIKLEKLYQSIRDLRVNDSASEKDLESIFKELKTNHKGDWLSPLEILELSEKLSYSELRLKVLTYLNEQKSKQPKIAHLIDDGLEIINDNN from the coding sequence ATGACCAACGAGATAGTTTCTAACCCATTAATTGACAGATTACCTCTGCATTTAAAGCAGTTTATAAAACCTCAAGATTACAAGGATTATTCAGCCATAAATCAAGCTGTTTGGCGCTTTGTTATGCGAAAAAATGTCTCTTATTTAAGCAAAGTTGCACATAAATCATACACAAGAGGATTAGACATGACTGGTATTTCTATAGATGACATTCCGAGCATGTATGGTATGAATCGGATTCTTAAGGAAATTGGGTGGGCAGCAGTCGCTGTAGATGGATTTATTCCACCTAATGCGTTTATGGAGTTTCAGGCTTATAAAGTTTTAGTAATTGCAAGCGATATACGTCAATTAGAAAATATTGAATACACACCAGCTCCAGACATTATTCATGAAGCGGCTGGTCACGCGCCAATAATAGCTAATCCAGATTACGCTGAATATTTAAGACGTTTTGGTGAAGTTGGCGCGAAAGCCATTTTATCATCTCATGACAATGATATGTATGAAGCAGTAAGAAAGCTTTCTATATTAAAAGAGGCAAAAAACTCAACGCAAGAAGAGATTGAGAACGCTGAAAATGAAGTTAACAGCCTTCAAAATAAAAAAGTGCCGCTATCTGAAATGGCGCAAATCCGAAATTTGCATTGGTGGACTGTTGAATATGGATTAATAGGAACAGTAGACAATCCTAAACTATATGGCGCTGGATTATTGTCATCTATTGGAGAAAGCAAATGGTGCGTCTCTGATAAAGTCGAAAAAATAACATATTCTATAAAAGCAGCTGAAACAGAATTTGATATAACTAAACCACAACCTCAGTTATTTGTAACACCAGATTTCTCTTATCTCATGCAGGTTCTTGACGAGTTTGCAAGCACTATGGCATTAAGAAAAGGTGGCTGGCGAGGTTTAAATAAACTCATCGATTCCAAAAAAATTGGAACCATTGAATTGAATACAGGTTTGCAAATCTCTGGTGTTTTTACAAAGATGATTAGAGACGAAGACAACAATGTCGTTTTCTTTAAAACAGAAGGTCCAACAGCATTAGCAAATCGTGAAAAGGAATTGATAGGCCATGGCACTGAAACACACAGTAACGGATTTAGCTCTCCAATCGGGAAGCTAAAAGGTATCAATCTTGCGATTGAAAATATGGGGCCACGTGACTTAAAAGCTTATAACTTTTATGACAATAAACGTATTTCTTTTGAGTATGAAAGTGGAATAACCGTAGAAGGTCTAAACATCACAGGAATTAGAAATCTTCAGGGTAAGTTAATTTTAATTCAGTTTGAAGATTGCACAGTTAAGTATAAAGACGAAGTTTTGTTTTCTCCTGAGGATGGTACTTTTGATTTAGCGGTTGGCTCTTCAATTGTATCCGCATATGCCGGAAGTGCTGACTACCTGTCTTTTGAGAACCTATACCATATCTCGGAGAACAAAACAGTCCAACCTGAAACCGATGAAACTAAAATAAAGCTAGAAAAACTATACCAAAGCATCAGAGATTTACGAGTAAACGATTCAGCTTCAGAAAAAGATTTAGAATCAATTTTTAAAGAACTAAAAACGAATCATAAAGGTGATTGGTTGTCCCCTCTGGAAATCTTAGAATTGAGTGAAAAATTAAGTTATTCAGAATTAAGACTGAAAGTTTTAACATACTTAAACGAACAAAAATCTAAGCAACCTAAAATCGCTCACCTTATAGATGATGGCTTAGAAATTATAAACGACAACAATTAG
- the paaD gene encoding 1,2-phenylacetyl-CoA epoxidase subunit PaaD: MISTEQNIDERLIAILEQVSDPEIPVLSIMDMGVVRSAIIDNNIVKVEITPTYSGCPAMDVIGDDIKKALSEAGYKSEIDLILHPAWTTDWITPRGRKALEDYGIAAPLDAEADKDVLLNGKRIVKCTNCGSQNTRLVSQFGSTACKAQFQCDDCQEPFDYFKCLK, encoded by the coding sequence ATGATATCTACAGAACAAAATATTGACGAAAGACTAATTGCAATTCTGGAACAGGTTTCAGACCCTGAAATTCCAGTTTTGTCTATAATGGATATGGGTGTTGTTCGTTCTGCTATAATTGATAATAATATTGTAAAAGTTGAAATTACACCAACATATAGTGGCTGCCCGGCAATGGATGTCATTGGTGATGATATCAAAAAAGCACTTAGCGAAGCAGGATACAAATCAGAAATTGATTTAATTCTACATCCAGCTTGGACAACAGATTGGATTACACCAAGAGGTCGAAAAGCATTAGAAGATTACGGAATCGCCGCACCTTTAGATGCTGAAGCTGATAAAGATGTATTGCTTAATGGTAAACGCATTGTAAAATGTACTAATTGTGGTTCTCAAAATACGAGACTAGTTAGTCAGTTTGGTTCTACGGCATGTAAAGCTCAATTTCAATGTGACGATTGTCAAGAGCCTTTTGATTATTTTAAATGTCTTAAATAG
- the paaB gene encoding 1,2-phenylacetyl-CoA epoxidase subunit PaaB — MGTKNWPLWEIFVRSKNGLEHRHCGSLHAADSDMALENARDVYTRRNEGVSIWVVESKHITASNPENNGELFEPAQDKVYRHPTFYDLPDEVKHM, encoded by the coding sequence ATGGGAACAAAAAACTGGCCCTTATGGGAAATCTTCGTGAGAAGTAAAAACGGATTAGAACACAGACATTGTGGTAGTTTACATGCTGCGGATTCTGATATGGCGCTTGAAAACGCACGCGATGTATATACGAGAAGAAATGAAGGTGTGAGTATTTGGGTTGTAGAATCTAAGCATATTACGGCATCCAATCCTGAGAACAATGGTGAGTTATTTGAGCCAGCTCAAGACAAGGTGTATCGTCACCCAACATTTTATGATTTACCAGACGAAGTAAAACACATGTAA